In Luteolibacter sp. Y139, the following proteins share a genomic window:
- a CDS encoding 3-deoxy-7-phosphoheptulonate synthase, protein MSSRVTDLHVARNIPLPSPARLQAEIPRGDHRADFVSQSRMHLRTLLSGNDSRFLVIVGPCSIHDTEAGLEYAHRLAALAERLRDKLYLVMRVYFEKPRTTVGWKGLIMDPHLDGTDDIPEGLRRARHFLRSVIDLGLPTATELLDPITPQYIADLISWSAIGARTAESQTHRQMASGLSMPVGFKNTTSGDLVAAINAVKAASFPQTFLGVSEEGIASSVITTGNPDCHVILRGGDHGPNYDEKSVAAAREALLAAKLPPGMIIDASHANCGKDCKKMPDVFREIARQRAAGDRSITGAMLESNLVAGNQPFPRPLDQLIRGQSITDSCIDWETTEALLHEVAEKL, encoded by the coding sequence ATGTCCTCGCGCGTCACCGACCTCCACGTCGCCCGCAATATCCCGCTGCCCTCGCCGGCGCGCCTCCAAGCGGAAATCCCGCGCGGCGATCACCGGGCGGATTTCGTCTCCCAGTCGCGCATGCACCTGCGCACGCTGCTGTCAGGAAATGACTCGCGGTTCCTGGTGATCGTCGGGCCGTGCTCGATTCACGACACCGAGGCCGGACTGGAATACGCCCACCGCCTCGCCGCCCTCGCCGAGCGCCTGCGGGACAAGCTCTACCTGGTGATGCGGGTCTATTTCGAAAAGCCCCGCACCACCGTCGGCTGGAAGGGCCTGATCATGGACCCCCATCTCGATGGCACCGATGACATCCCGGAAGGCCTCCGCCGCGCCCGCCACTTCCTGCGCAGCGTGATCGACCTCGGCCTGCCGACCGCCACCGAGTTGCTCGACCCGATCACACCGCAGTACATCGCCGACCTGATCTCGTGGTCGGCCATCGGCGCCCGCACTGCGGAAAGCCAGACGCACCGCCAGATGGCCTCCGGCCTCTCGATGCCGGTCGGCTTCAAGAACACCACGTCCGGCGACCTCGTGGCCGCCATCAATGCGGTGAAGGCCGCCTCATTCCCGCAGACCTTTCTCGGCGTCTCAGAGGAAGGCATCGCGTCCTCGGTCATCACCACCGGCAATCCGGACTGTCACGTCATCCTCCGCGGTGGCGATCATGGCCCGAACTACGACGAGAAAAGCGTTGCCGCCGCACGCGAAGCGCTGCTCGCCGCGAAGCTGCCGCCCGGCATGATCATCGATGCCTCCCACGCCAACTGCGGCAAGGACTGCAAGAAGATGCCGGACGTCTTCCGCGAAATCGCCCGCCAGCGCGCCGCCGGTGATCGCTCAATCACCGGTGCCATGCTCGAAAGCAACCTCGTCGCCGGCAATCAGCCCTTTCCCCGCCCGCTCGACCAACTCATCCGCGGCCAGTCGATCACCGACTCCTGCATCGATTGGGAGACGACGGAAGCGCTGCTCCACGAGGTGGCGGAGAAGCTGTGA
- a CDS encoding DUF1444 family protein yields MRRLFLALLLSLLSACSEKPAGKGAPGAASSPADFTREVAEIWRRADPSLTVEISGDLSLKVSNPARGKISSFLDNTYKLYQADPARKEEVVQAFIASGNEALAHGDKPIDRTRIVPVVKDRAWLADSRKALIGQGFEKPVENVFEDLNKELVVVYGEDSESGIRYFGAEDLAEIKIEQKDLRKLACENLEKLLPPVKTEELAAGYFFLATDGNFEASLLLLDRVWTSGAPKVKGETVVAIPARDTLLVTGSENKHGLERMRADVKKVVGEDPYRLSDKLFVYRDGKFEEYKE; encoded by the coding sequence ATGAGACGCCTTTTCCTAGCCTTGCTCCTGTCTCTCCTCTCCGCTTGCTCCGAAAAGCCAGCGGGCAAGGGCGCGCCGGGAGCCGCAAGCTCGCCAGCCGACTTCACGCGCGAGGTGGCGGAGATCTGGCGCCGGGCGGATCCTTCGCTCACCGTCGAAATCAGCGGCGACCTCAGCTTGAAGGTTTCAAACCCGGCACGTGGCAAGATCTCCAGCTTCCTCGACAATACCTACAAGCTCTATCAGGCCGATCCGGCGCGAAAGGAAGAGGTCGTCCAAGCCTTCATCGCCTCCGGCAACGAGGCCTTGGCGCACGGCGATAAACCCATCGACCGCACCCGCATCGTGCCGGTGGTGAAAGATCGCGCCTGGCTGGCGGATTCCCGCAAGGCGCTGATCGGGCAAGGCTTCGAAAAGCCTGTCGAAAACGTCTTCGAAGACCTCAACAAGGAGTTGGTGGTGGTCTATGGGGAGGATTCGGAAAGCGGCATCCGCTACTTCGGCGCCGAGGACCTGGCCGAGATCAAGATTGAGCAAAAGGACCTCCGGAAGCTCGCGTGTGAAAACCTTGAGAAACTCTTGCCGCCGGTAAAGACCGAGGAGCTTGCAGCTGGCTACTTCTTCCTGGCAACGGATGGCAACTTTGAAGCCAGCCTGCTGCTGCTCGATCGCGTCTGGACCTCTGGCGCCCCGAAGGTGAAGGGCGAAACCGTGGTCGCCATCCCGGCCCGGGACACGCTGTTGGTGACCGGCAGCGAGAACAAGCACGGTCTTGAGAGGATGCGCGCCGACGTGAAAAAGGTGGTGGGCGAGGATCCCTACCGCCTCAGCGACAAGCTCTTCGTCTACCGCGACGGGAAGTTCGAAGAATACAAGGAATAG